GCAGGTCGCCGCCATGCCGGTCCGGGACGCCGTGCACGCACGCGCGCTCTACAATCTCGCGCGGCTGTACGTAGATCCCTCGAGCAGACTCCGTGACTACCGGGCGGCCAAGCTTGCCTTTGAACGGCTGCTCACCGAGCATCCGAAGAGCGAGTGGGAATCGGATGCCCGGGCGTGGCAGACCGCGCTCGCCGAGCTCGTGGCCCGCGAGGCGGAGCTCGCGGCACGGCAGGCCGAGCTGGCAATGCGCGAGGCAGAGACCCTCCGGCTGAAGAACGAGGCGGCGAAACTCGGGGCTGATCTCCAGCGTTTGAAGCGAATCGAGCTGAACTTCGAGCGCAGACGCTAGCGAAGCCTGAGTCGCATTGTCCGCTGTCGCTCTTCATGGGTTGGCCTTGATGATCTTCCAGCCCTGCACGCCGACCCCCGTCATGATCGCCGTGTCCCCAATGACGAACGCATAGGCGTCGGCTCGGGCTCCCGTGCGGGTGGCCATCGTCCCCGCGGTCGGGTTCATTGTTCCCGCTTGAGTGTCCATGGTCCCGTCCGGTATCGCGGTTCTGCCGGCGGGCAGGATGACCACTCCCTTGTCCTTGCCGACCTCCCAGCCACCGCTCTGGTTCAGGCGGCTCAGCGCGGAGTCGGTGACCAGGAAGAGCGCGTATCCGAATGGCAAGACGCCGGCTTGCGCCCCGTAGATGACCGAGCTGGTAACGTAGTGGGCGACTATCCTGCCGCCCACCAGCAATGCGCCGTAGCCGGACTGAAGGCCGAGGACGTAATTGTCCCTGGCGATTTCCGGGAAGACGAGGATGCCCTTTGCCGTGCCGGCCAAGTCCCTGGCCGCGGGAGTCGTGTCGTACAGGTGCCTGAGCGTGACTTCTACTTGACGATCGAGGCTTTGCGGATCGGCTCCGGCGGCCGACCGCGGGCCCGTCAGGAGCGCGGCCAGGATAGCCAGAGCGAGCGCGCCTCGAGCGCAGGTGTGTCTCACGGTGCGGGTGAGGGTTGTCACGCCGGCGATCCTGTCAGATCGACGGGCCTGGGTCAAACGGCTGGACACGCTTCATGGGAAGAGCTCAGCGCGCGACCCTATCGGCGCTGAAGAGGTCCCGCGGCCGTCACGATTCCGTCGTGAGGAGCGATAATGCGGTCATGCCGATCAAGGCCATCACATTTGACGCGTACGGCACCCTGCTGCGGAACGAAAATCTGATGCTGATTCCTCAGCGGATCGTGGAAGACCACAAGCTGTCGGTCAGCGCCCACGATGTCTGGCGTCGGTGGATGGCTCTTTACTTCGAGGCAACGCAACAGCCCCCATTTCGCACGCTCCGGGTCATTCAGGAAACGATCTTGTCGCGCGTGCTGCAATCCTTCGATGTCCGGGCCATGGCCGGCCCGTACGTCGATCTTTTCTTCCAGCTCACCACGCAGGCCGAGCCCTATCCCGAAGCGCTGAGCGTCTTGAACGCCCTCGGCGGGATCCCGTCCGCCATTGTCTCCAATGCCGACCATGAACACATCGCCGCCTGGAACTTCGCATGGCCGGTTCAGTTCGTCGTCATCTCTGAGAACGTGAGAGCCTACAAGCCGCATCCGCTGATGTTCCGGAAGGCCGTGGAGCAACTGGGTGTTCAGCCTCATGAAGTCCTGCACGTCGGCGATAGCGACGTGGACGATGTCCAGGGCGCCAAGACCGCCGGTCTGCCCGTCGCGTGGGTCAATCGTGATGGTCGCGCGCGCCGCCCTGATGTACCCGAGCCTGATTTTGAAATCGCTGATCTTAGCGAGATGCTGAAGCTTCTTTAGTGTGATACGTGCACATCCCCTGTGGCTTGTAGGGCCACATTCGATGTGCGTTAATAGGTGCCCGACGTTCACCGGTGAGGAGGCGTACCACATTGATCCCACGCCACCGTCCGTCCCATCGCGCCGTCGCCGACGGCTGAGCCCCTCGACCCGTGGAGCGGATCGAGGCGACCCGGGACCGCGCGCTGCCCTGGCCGGCGGCGCGCCGCGCGCGTCGGTCGTGGACCCGCACGCGCCGGCTCGTGTTCGTCGGCTTTGTCGCGCCGGCAGTGGTCGTGCTCGTGCTCGTCACCGTGCTGCCCCTCCTCTACCTCGTGGTGACCAGCTTCACGCCACTCGACCTGACCAACCCGGCTTCTAAGCGCTGGGCCGGGCTGACCAACTACCGCCAGCTTGCCGCCGACGGCCGGTTCTGGAACTCGGTGTGGGTGCAGACGCAGCTCTCGTTCTGGACCGTGTCGCTGCAGATGATCATCGGCTTCGCCATCGCGCTCCTGCTGAACGGGCACCTGCGCTTCCTCGAGCTGGTGCGTGCCGCCTTCATCGTCCCCATGGTGCTGCCGCCCGTGGTGGTCGCGCTCATCTGGAAGATTCTCTTCACGCCGGACATCAGCATCCTCGACTGGGCGCTGGGCCTGCTCGGCCTGCCCCAGCCAGCCTGGCTGGCCGACCCGAAGCTGGCCCTGTGGGCGGTGATCGTGGCCGACGTCTGGGAGTGGTTCCCCTTCGTGATGCTCATGCTGCTCGCGGCGCTCCAGATGCTGCCGAGCGACCCGCTGGAGGCCGCGCGCCTCGATGGCGCCTCGCCCTGGCAGGTCTTCCGTTACATCACCGTGCCCCTCCTCAAGCCCACCCTCGTCGTGGCCATGCTGTTCCGTCTCATCGACAGCGTCAAGGCTTTCCCCCACATCTTCATCATGACGGGCGGCGGGCCGGGAACGACCACCGAGGTCACGAACTTCTACGCCTACCTGCAGGGCTTCTCCTACACCTACGTCGGCTACTCGAGCGCGATCATCGTGGTCATGCTGCTGGCTACCTTCGTAATGAGCCTCGGCGTGCTGCGGGTGGCCGGGCGGGAGCACGACGTTGAATAGCCCACGGAGGTATGACCTTGAATAGCCGCGCGTGGACGGCCTCCGGCACCGTGCTCCTCATGCTCGTCGTGCTGGGCCCCGTGCTCTTCATCGTGCAGATGTCCGTGCGCTCGGGCCTCGAAGCCTTTCGCATGCCGCCCACCCTTGTCTTCAGCCCCACCCTGCAGAACTACATCGATCTCCTCGAGGGCAAGTTCGTCCGCTCTCTCATGAACAGCACGGTGACCGCCACCTCCACCACGGTCCTCGCGCTGCTCCTGGGGGTGCCCGCGGCCTACGCCTTCTCGCGGGCGCGCGTTCGCGCGCAGGGGCTCGTCTCCCTGTGGACCCTGACCACGCGGATGGCGCCCCCCATCGCCTTCGGCATCCCGTTCTTCCTCCTCTACAAGGACCTGGGCCTGATCGACACGCGGATAGGGCTCGTCGTCATCTACCTCACGTTCAACCTCTCTCTGGTGATCTGGATGATGCGGGCGTTCTTCGATGGCGTCCCCCGCTCCCTGGAGGAGGCCGCGTACATCGACGGCGCTGGCATCTCCGCGGCCTTCCTCAGGATCGTCCTGCCCCTGTCGGCCCCGGGCCTCGCCACCACCGCGATCTTCACGTTCCTCTTCGCGTGGAACGACTTCTTCTACTCGCTACTCCTCACGCGCAGCGAGGCGGTGACCGCGCCGGTGGCCATCGTGAACTTCATGAACTACGAGAGCTGGGAGTGGGGTAAGGTGGCGGCGGCCGCCACCATGATCATGCTGCCCGTGGTCGCGCTCTCGGTCGTGGTGCGCAAGTACCTCGTTCGCGGCCTCACGGCGGGCGCCGTGAAAGGCTAGGAGGCTTAGCTATGGAGCGCATTGGTCGTCGCCGGTTCCTCCGATCCACCGCCGTGGCCACCGGGCTCGCCGTGTCGGGCGTCCGGCCCTCGCGCCCTCTCGCCCAGGCCGGCAAGCCCCACGCGGGCACCCGGCTCAAGGTCGCGCAGGTCTCGCACGCGTACGCGGAAGCGTTGCTGGCGCGGCTTCCCGCCTTCGAGCAGCAGACGGGCATCAAGGTGGAGATCGACCAGATGTCGTTCCCCGTCCTGAACCAGCGCGCAGATCTCGAGCTGGCCAGCGGCTCCGGGGCCTACGACGTCATGCAGATGATCTTCATCCGCTCGGGCCGCTGGATCGCCGCGGGGTGGGCCGAGCCGCTCAACCCCTTCATCGACGACGCCAAGCTCACCGACAAGGGGGCCCTCGACGTGGCCGACTTCGTGGCGGGAGCAATGGCGCCGTTCAAGCGCGGGGACACCCTCTACGCGCTGCCCTGGCTCTCCGACAGCACGGTGGTGGGCTTCCGCGCGGATATCTTCGAGAAGGCGGGCTACGCGAAGTTCCCGGAGACCTTCGAGGCGCTCCAGGAAGCGGCCGCCAAGATCCACACGCGCCAGACGGCCGGCTTCGTCACCGAGGACAACCTGCACTGGATCTTCCCGAACTGGCTCCTGTCCTACGGCGGGGGCTTCTTCGCCAATCCGCCGAGCGATCTCACGCCCACCTTCGACACGCCGGAGGCGCTGCGCGCGGCCGAGCTGTTCACCACGATGCTCAGCAAGTACTCGCCGCCCGGCGGCATCAAGCTCGATCCCTCGGTGGCCCAGGCGATCATGCAGCAGGGCAAGGCCGCCTGTTACCTGGACGGGATGGGCAACACCCAGCACATCATCGACACCAAGAAGACCACCCTGGCCGACCGGATGGCCTTCACCCATACGCCCCGCGGGCCCAAGGGGCACTTTCCCCAGCTGGCCGTGCATGGTTACTTCATCAACAAGGCCTCGAAGAACAAGCAGGCCGCCTGGGAGTTCATCAAGTGGGCCACGGGCAAGGACCAGATGCTGTGGAGCGCGCTCAACAAGGGCCACCTGGCGTGTACGCGCACCTCCGTGCTCGCCCACGCGGACGTGCGCCAGAAGTTCACGTGGCACGGCTCGGATCTGGCCGCCCTGCACCTGGCCGTGATGAAGCGCGCCGGGGAGGGCTACATGGCCTATCGCACGGTGCCCCAGTTCCCGCCCGTGGGCGACCGGGTGATCATCGCCATGACCTCGATCGCCTCGGGTCAGGCCAGCGTGGCCGACGGGATGAAATCGCTTCAGAAGGACGCCGAAGGGATCCTGGAGAAGGCCGGCGTCAAGATCAACCGGAGGAGCTAGCCATGAGCGAGCGCATGACCATCCGACCCGTCTCCGCCGCCGTGGGCGCGGAGATCCTCGATGTCGACCTGGCGGGCTCGCTGACGGAGTCCGCCATCGGCGAGATCCGGCGCGCCCTGTTTCAGCACGGCGTGGTGTTCTTCCGGGACCAGAAGCTGACGCCGGAGCAGCACGTGGCCTTCGCAGAGCGCTTCGGCGAGATCAACGTCAACCGGTTCTTCAAGGCGGTGGACGGCTATCCCATGATCGCCGAGGTGCGCAAGGAGCCCGAGCAGACGGGAAACATCGGCGGCAGCTGGCACACCGACCACAGCTACGACCAGGCCCCGGCCATGGGCTCGATCCTGTATGCCCGCGAGGTGCCGGAGACGGGCGGGGACACACTGTTCGCGAGCATGTACGCGGCCTATGACGCGCTCTCCGGCGGGCTCAAGCAGACGCTGGAGAGCTTGCAGGCCCTTCATTCGAGCCGCCACGTCTTCGGCGTCGAGGCGTACGCGGGGCGCGGGGATCTGAAGGGACGCTATCTGAATCCCGAGGCAGCCGAGCAGGATGCTGTGCATCCCGTGGTCGTCCGCCATCCCGGCTCGGGGCGCAAGGCCCTCTACGTGAATGCCGCCTTCACCGTCCGCATCGCGGGGTGGACCGACGAGGAGTCCCAGCCGCTCTTGCGGTACCTCTACCAGCACGCGGCGCGGCCGGAGTTCAGCTACCGCTTCCAGTGGCGCGAGGGATCGATCGCGTTCTGGGACAACCGCTGCACGTGGCACTATGCGCTCAACGATTACCACGGCCAGCGTCGCCTCATGCACCGGATCACCGTGGAGGGGGTGCCGCTGAGCTGAGGACGGCCTGCCCGCGCCCCTGATCAGAGGTTCCGCGCGACGAGCCAGAGGCCGAGCAGGCAAAGGAAGCCGAGCAGCACGCGGTTGAAGGTCTGCTGCTGGAGACGGTCCTGCACCTTGAGCCCGAGGGCGAAGGCGCCGAGGGCGACCACCGTGAGGGCCAGCGAGTACCCCAGCAGGGCCGGCGACAGCAGCCCGTAGTAGACGACCGCGCCGAGCTGGATGATCTTGTAGACGAAGAAGGTGAAGGCCACCGACGAGATGAAGTCGCGCTTGGTCAGGCCGAGCGCATGGAAATACATCGCCAGCCATGTCCCCGGCACGTTGGTGATCCCGCCCACGAGTCCCGCCAGCAGTCCCACCACGGGGGACAGCCACCGCTCCCCGCGCGGCGACACGCGCGGGGTCACGCCGACGCTGTTGAGGGCGGCGAAGGCCAGCATGAACACGCCCAGGACGAGCGCCGCCGTACGCGAGGAGACCGCCACCAGCAGACGCGTGCCGACCACCATCCCGATCGCGCCGAACATCAGCAGGACGGCGAAGCGCCGGACGGTGGCCACGGGCGCGCCGTTCCGGATGAACTGCAGCCCGTCCATGACGATGTTCGGCACGATCAGGATGACGACCGCCACCTTGACGTCCAGGACGATGGTCAGGAGGGGAGTGGCGAGAACCGGAAAGCCGAACCCGATGGAGCCTTTGACGAACGCCGCCGCGATCACGGCCGCCGCCGCGAGGACCGCCGTCACCCCCAGAGCATAACTTGAGCTTGGTGTGCTGAGCTTCAAAAAGCTGCGGCATGTCGCGAAGGATTGCAGCTTAGAGCGCGACTTCGATTGGCTTTGCCCCGATGCCACTTACCTTCAGTACCGAGAAGCCGAGCACATTGCCTTCCGCGTCCACCTTTTCCATAACTTGATCGTTGGCAGTTTCCCGGAAATAGCCCGGCCGCTGATCGAAGAGCACCTCGAGATAGTCGCCCTTGGCGTCGTACCAAACCTTCACTCTGTCTCTGGCCATAGCCTCCACCCCCGCTTCACGCTGTCCGTCAGATAGGCG
This window of the Candidatus Methylomirabilota bacterium genome carries:
- a CDS encoding sugar ABC transporter permease; its protein translation is MERIEATRDRALPWPAARRARRSWTRTRRLVFVGFVAPAVVVLVLVTVLPLLYLVVTSFTPLDLTNPASKRWAGLTNYRQLAADGRFWNSVWVQTQLSFWTVSLQMIIGFAIALLLNGHLRFLELVRAAFIVPMVLPPVVVALIWKILFTPDISILDWALGLLGLPQPAWLADPKLALWAVIVADVWEWFPFVMLMLLAALQMLPSDPLEAARLDGASPWQVFRYITVPLLKPTLVVAMLFRLIDSVKAFPHIFIMTGGGPGTTTEVTNFYAYLQGFSYTYVGYSSAIIVVMLLATFVMSLGVLRVAGREHDVE
- a CDS encoding carbohydrate ABC transporter permease; its protein translation is MNSRAWTASGTVLLMLVVLGPVLFIVQMSVRSGLEAFRMPPTLVFSPTLQNYIDLLEGKFVRSLMNSTVTATSTTVLALLLGVPAAYAFSRARVRAQGLVSLWTLTTRMAPPIAFGIPFFLLYKDLGLIDTRIGLVVIYLTFNLSLVIWMMRAFFDGVPRSLEEAAYIDGAGISAAFLRIVLPLSAPGLATTAIFTFLFAWNDFFYSLLLTRSEAVTAPVAIVNFMNYESWEWGKVAAAATMIMLPVVALSVVVRKYLVRGLTAGAVKG
- a CDS encoding sulfite exporter TauE/SafE family protein, producing the protein MTAVLAAAAVIAAAFVKGSIGFGFPVLATPLLTIVLDVKVAVVILIVPNIVMDGLQFIRNGAPVATVRRFAVLLMFGAIGMVVGTRLLVAVSSRTAALVLGVFMLAFAALNSVGVTPRVSPRGERWLSPVVGLLAGLVGGITNVPGTWLAMYFHALGLTKRDFISSVAFTFFVYKIIQLGAVVYYGLLSPALLGYSLALTVVALGAFALGLKVQDRLQQQTFNRVLLGFLCLLGLWLVARNL
- a CDS encoding DUF2283 domain-containing protein, giving the protein MARDRVKVWYDAKGDYLEVLFDQRPGYFRETANDQVMEKVDAEGNVLGFSVLKVSGIGAKPIEVAL
- a CDS encoding TauD/TfdA family dioxygenase: MSERMTIRPVSAAVGAEILDVDLAGSLTESAIGEIRRALFQHGVVFFRDQKLTPEQHVAFAERFGEINVNRFFKAVDGYPMIAEVRKEPEQTGNIGGSWHTDHSYDQAPAMGSILYAREVPETGGDTLFASMYAAYDALSGGLKQTLESLQALHSSRHVFGVEAYAGRGDLKGRYLNPEAAEQDAVHPVVVRHPGSGRKALYVNAAFTVRIAGWTDEESQPLLRYLYQHAARPEFSYRFQWREGSIAFWDNRCTWHYALNDYHGQRRLMHRITVEGVPLS
- a CDS encoding HAD family hydrolase, yielding MPIKAITFDAYGTLLRNENLMLIPQRIVEDHKLSVSAHDVWRRWMALYFEATQQPPFRTLRVIQETILSRVLQSFDVRAMAGPYVDLFFQLTTQAEPYPEALSVLNALGGIPSAIVSNADHEHIAAWNFAWPVQFVVISENVRAYKPHPLMFRKAVEQLGVQPHEVLHVGDSDVDDVQGAKTAGLPVAWVNRDGRARRPDVPEPDFEIADLSEMLKLL
- a CDS encoding sugar ABC transporter substrate-binding protein, encoding MERIGRRRFLRSTAVATGLAVSGVRPSRPLAQAGKPHAGTRLKVAQVSHAYAEALLARLPAFEQQTGIKVEIDQMSFPVLNQRADLELASGSGAYDVMQMIFIRSGRWIAAGWAEPLNPFIDDAKLTDKGALDVADFVAGAMAPFKRGDTLYALPWLSDSTVVGFRADIFEKAGYAKFPETFEALQEAAAKIHTRQTAGFVTEDNLHWIFPNWLLSYGGGFFANPPSDLTPTFDTPEALRAAELFTTMLSKYSPPGGIKLDPSVAQAIMQQGKAACYLDGMGNTQHIIDTKKTTLADRMAFTHTPRGPKGHFPQLAVHGYFINKASKNKQAAWEFIKWATGKDQMLWSALNKGHLACTRTSVLAHADVRQKFTWHGSDLAALHLAVMKRAGEGYMAYRTVPQFPPVGDRVIIAMTSIASGQASVADGMKSLQKDAEGILEKAGVKINRRS
- a CDS encoding twin-arginine translocation pathway signal protein, with amino-acid sequence MTTLTRTVRHTCARGALALAILAALLTGPRSAAGADPQSLDRQVEVTLRHLYDTTPAARDLAGTAKGILVFPEIARDNYVLGLQSGYGALLVGGRIVAHYVTSSVIYGAQAGVLPFGYALFLVTDSALSRLNQSGGWEVGKDKGVVILPAGRTAIPDGTMDTQAGTMNPTAGTMATRTGARADAYAFVIGDTAIMTGVGVQGWKIIKANP